From the genome of Flavobacterium luteolum, one region includes:
- the ffh gene encoding signal recognition particle protein: MFDNLSDKLDKAFHILKGHGKITEVNVADTLKEVRRALLDADVNFKIAKDFTARVKDKAIGQDVLTTLQPGQLLVKLVKDELTELMGGDVAGVNLSGNPTVILMSGLQGSGKTTFSGKLANFLKTKKNKKPLLVACDIYRPAAINQLHVVGDQIGVEVYSEPENKNPVEIAQNAIKHAKANGFNVVIVDTAGRLAVDQEMMDEIARVHKAIQPQETLFVVDSMTGQDAVNTAKAFNDILNFDGVILTKLDGDTRGGAALSIKSIVNKPIKFVGTGEKMEAIDVFYPERMAERILGMGDVVSLVERAQEQFDEEEARKLQKKIAKNEFGFDDFLTQIQQVKKMGNMKDLVGMIPGASKAMKDVEIEDDAFKHIEAIIYSMTPGERSKPAIIDVKRKARIAKGSGTKVEQVNQLMKQFDQMSKMMKMMQGPGGKNLMKMMGGMKGMPGGMPGGMPK, from the coding sequence ATGTTTGATAATTTAAGTGATAAGTTAGATAAAGCGTTCCATATATTAAAAGGACACGGTAAAATTACAGAAGTAAACGTTGCCGATACTTTAAAAGAAGTTCGTCGTGCTTTACTTGATGCCGACGTTAACTTTAAAATTGCTAAAGATTTTACCGCTAGAGTAAAAGACAAAGCAATTGGACAGGACGTACTTACAACCTTACAGCCAGGACAATTATTAGTAAAACTGGTAAAAGATGAGTTGACAGAATTAATGGGTGGAGATGTTGCTGGTGTTAACTTATCAGGAAATCCAACTGTTATTTTGATGTCAGGACTTCAAGGTTCTGGTAAAACTACTTTCTCAGGAAAATTAGCAAACTTCTTAAAAACAAAGAAAAATAAGAAACCACTTCTTGTAGCGTGTGATATCTACCGTCCAGCGGCGATCAACCAGTTACATGTTGTGGGAGATCAAATTGGTGTTGAGGTTTACTCAGAACCAGAAAATAAAAATCCTGTAGAAATTGCTCAAAATGCAATTAAGCATGCTAAAGCAAACGGATTCAATGTTGTTATCGTCGATACAGCAGGACGTCTTGCAGTAGATCAGGAAATGATGGACGAAATTGCACGTGTTCACAAAGCAATTCAGCCACAAGAAACATTGTTCGTTGTAGATTCTATGACAGGACAAGATGCTGTAAATACAGCAAAAGCTTTCAACGATATCTTGAATTTTGATGGAGTTATCTTAACCAAATTAGATGGTGATACTCGTGGTGGAGCTGCACTTTCAATCAAATCGATTGTAAACAAACCAATCAAATTTGTTGGTACTGGAGAAAAAATGGAAGCAATTGATGTTTTCTATCCAGAACGTATGGCTGAGCGTATCTTAGGAATGGGAGACGTTGTGTCTCTTGTTGAAAGAGCTCAAGAACAATTTGATGAAGAAGAAGCAAGAAAACTTCAAAAGAAAATCGCTAAAAACGAATTTGGCTTTGATGACTTCTTAACACAGATTCAGCAAGTAAAGAAAATGGGTAACATGAAAGACTTGGTTGGAATGATACCAGGTGCTTCAAAAGCCATGAAAGATGTAGAAATTGAAGATGATGCTTTCAAACATATTGAAGCGATCATTTATTCGATGACTCCAGGAGAAAGAAGCAAACCAGCTATTATCGACGTAAAAAGAAAAGCTAGAATCGCTAAAGGTTCGGGAACTAAAGTCGAGCAAGTAAATCAGCTGATGAAACAATTTGACCAAATGAGCAAGATGATGAAGATGATGCAAGGCCCAGGCGGAAAAAATCTGATGAAAATGATGGGAGGTATGAAAGGGATGCCGGGTGGTATGCCAGGAGGAATGCCGAAATAA
- a CDS encoding MBOAT family O-acyltransferase — protein MTTIDSINNWFIQNFGAITIEQVKSWFVYNEDEKLLFNTGLFLGLFLVFYFVYGFLRKTFYLRLTYVILFSLFFYYKSSGIYFLLLLLSSVVDYGLSQIIYRESRDGVKKFYLVISVILNLALLGYFKYMNFLIVTYNDMFHGNFELHNVFLPVGISFYTFQSMSYIIEIYREEIKPTKNYIEYLFFVSFFPQLVAGPIVRAKDFLPQIYQKLNLTKQDVNNALFLIIGGLIKKTVISNYISVNFVDRVFDTPMSYTSFENLMASYGYAIQIYCDFSGYSDMAIGIALLLGFKLPVNFRTPYKSTSITDFWRRWHISLSTWLKDFLYISIGGNRNGSFAGYLFPSLFFFGLLLWGMSCYNESVIPLIIAGVSILIFALSFLLSSKIKQTLVTNFNLFTTMLLGGLWHGAGAQFIVWGALHGLALAVHKIFMEFFPSKKDKSPNFLWRFFSIVITFHFVVFCWIFFRARDFETALQVINNIGQLTFEPELWKTIVLGYKNVFGLMLFGYVWHFLPESFTNGMKSIFDKTPLLVKAIILGFVYWIVYATAVAGSQPFIYFQF, from the coding sequence TTGACAACAATAGATAGCATTAATAATTGGTTCATTCAAAATTTTGGTGCAATTACAATAGAACAAGTTAAGAGTTGGTTTGTTTACAACGAAGACGAAAAACTTTTATTCAATACCGGTTTATTCTTAGGTTTATTTCTGGTTTTCTATTTTGTGTATGGTTTTTTACGCAAAACATTTTATTTGAGATTAACGTATGTTATTCTCTTCTCATTATTCTTTTACTATAAATCAAGCGGGATTTATTTTCTGCTGTTATTGCTTTCGTCAGTCGTAGATTATGGTTTGAGCCAGATTATTTACCGAGAAAGCAGAGATGGAGTTAAGAAATTTTATTTGGTAATTAGTGTCATTTTGAATTTGGCACTTTTAGGCTATTTCAAATACATGAACTTTTTGATCGTGACGTACAACGATATGTTTCATGGTAATTTTGAACTTCATAATGTTTTTCTTCCTGTTGGAATTTCGTTTTATACGTTCCAATCTATGAGTTATATTATTGAGATTTATAGAGAAGAAATTAAACCGACAAAGAATTACATCGAATATTTATTCTTCGTGTCATTCTTCCCTCAATTAGTTGCGGGACCAATTGTTCGTGCAAAAGACTTTTTGCCTCAGATTTATCAAAAATTAAATCTGACAAAGCAAGATGTTAACAACGCCTTGTTTTTGATTATTGGAGGTTTAATCAAGAAAACAGTTATCTCAAATTACATATCGGTAAACTTTGTCGATCGTGTTTTTGATACGCCGATGAGTTATACTTCTTTTGAAAACTTAATGGCTTCGTACGGATATGCCATTCAGATTTACTGTGATTTCTCTGGATATTCAGACATGGCAATTGGTATTGCATTATTGCTTGGATTTAAATTGCCAGTCAACTTTAGAACTCCATACAAATCGACTTCGATTACCGATTTCTGGAGAAGATGGCATATTTCGCTTTCAACTTGGTTAAAAGACTTTTTATACATTTCTATTGGAGGAAACCGTAATGGATCTTTCGCGGGATATTTATTCCCAAGTTTATTTTTCTTCGGATTATTGCTTTGGGGAATGTCTTGTTATAATGAGAGTGTAATTCCGCTTATTATTGCAGGAGTCAGTATTTTAATTTTCGCTTTGTCATTTTTACTTTCAAGCAAAATAAAACAAACTTTAGTAACCAATTTCAACCTGTTTACTACAATGCTTTTAGGAGGTTTGTGGCATGGAGCAGGAGCACAGTTTATTGTTTGGGGGGCACTTCACGGATTAGCATTAGCGGTTCATAAAATATTTATGGAATTCTTTCCTTCGAAGAAAGATAAAAGTCCGAATTTCTTATGGAGATTTTTCTCAATCGTAATCACGTTCCATTTTGTAGTTTTCTGTTGGATTTTCTTCAGAGCAAGAGATTTTGAAACGGCATTACAAGTAATTAATAACATCGGTCAATTAACATTTGAACCAGAACTTTGGAAAACAATTGTTTTAGGATATAAAAATGTTTTCGGATTAATGTTGTTCGGTTACGTTTGGCATTTTTTACCAGAATCATTCACCAACGGAATGAAATCTATTTTTGACAAAACGCCATTATTAGTAAAAGCGATAATTCTAGGTTTTGTTTACTGGATTGTTTACGCAACTGCTGTTGCAGGTTCACAGCCATTTATTTATTTCCAGTTCTAG
- a CDS encoding GDSL-type esterase/lipase family protein, which yields MINKLMVFFCCLFFTTNEKTPKTDVQPIPKSMIQKVDTAAIDAPSDGQIYNAKAISDFFHKLEKNEDQKNQKINIVHIGDSHIQSDLMTNEIRKKLQQQFGNAGRGMVFPYQLARTNGSYNERFKSNRTWESYRNIYPVKQCPIGLSGIGLWRDSGGFVMEMNIKDPAYKFNTIKIITPQNQNMFDLAISSKINSIQTTERRVITHKIKKGEVLGSIADKYNVSVAEIKRENRLKSNNIRAGRTLKISTNETRPKTISMSEFVPLAIESDSFSHYYNSENALSRIFLIPNKEAKDYELNGIVLEKDAPGVIYSSIGVNGAKYSDYNKYPLFFEQLKSLHPDLLVFSLGTNESYEKLDAGGYIKELREFIQNVRAQKIDAPIIVMTPPPSLLRRKPNTYIDDYTRQIINIAQKEDFAVWDLYDEFGGMSGIRQLKVQGLIGPDWVHYSKKGYEKQGNLFAQAFLRSYDNFKLKK from the coding sequence ATGATAAATAAATTAATGGTTTTCTTTTGTTGTCTTTTTTTTACAACAAATGAAAAAACTCCAAAAACAGATGTACAGCCAATACCAAAAAGCATGATTCAAAAAGTGGATACCGCAGCAATTGATGCGCCTTCTGATGGTCAGATTTATAACGCAAAAGCGATAAGTGATTTTTTTCATAAACTGGAAAAAAATGAAGATCAGAAAAATCAGAAAATCAATATTGTACATATTGGAGATTCGCATATTCAAAGTGATTTGATGACGAATGAAATCAGAAAAAAACTGCAGCAGCAATTTGGCAATGCAGGACGTGGTATGGTTTTTCCGTATCAATTAGCCAGAACAAACGGATCTTATAACGAACGTTTCAAATCGAACAGAACTTGGGAAAGCTATAGAAATATTTACCCAGTAAAGCAATGCCCTATTGGATTAAGCGGTATTGGTCTTTGGAGAGATTCAGGCGGATTTGTAATGGAGATGAACATAAAAGATCCAGCGTACAAATTCAATACAATAAAAATTATTACGCCTCAAAATCAGAATATGTTTGATTTGGCTATTTCTTCTAAGATCAATTCTATTCAGACAACAGAACGAAGAGTCATTACGCATAAAATTAAAAAAGGGGAAGTGCTTGGAAGCATTGCAGATAAATACAATGTTTCTGTTGCCGAGATTAAAAGAGAAAATCGTTTAAAGTCGAATAATATCCGTGCAGGAAGAACTTTAAAAATCTCAACAAATGAAACAAGGCCAAAGACCATTTCAATGTCAGAGTTTGTTCCGTTGGCAATCGAATCAGATTCTTTCTCACATTATTATAATTCAGAAAATGCTTTAAGCCGAATTTTCTTGATTCCGAATAAAGAAGCAAAAGATTACGAGTTAAACGGAATTGTTTTAGAAAAAGATGCCCCAGGAGTTATTTATAGCAGTATTGGAGTAAACGGAGCTAAATATTCAGATTACAATAAATATCCTTTATTTTTTGAACAGCTGAAATCGTTACATCCAGATTTATTGGTTTTTTCATTAGGAACAAATGAAAGTTACGAGAAATTGGATGCTGGAGGTTATATTAAAGAATTACGAGAATTTATACAGAATGTAAGAGCACAGAAAATAGATGCGCCAATAATTGTAATGACACCACCGCCATCTTTGCTAAGAAGAAAACCAAATACATATATTGATGATTACACTCGACAAATTATTAATATAGCCCAAAAAGAGGATTTTGCTGTTTGGGATTTATACGATGAGTTTGGAGGCATGAGCGGAATCAGACAATTGAAAGTTCAAGGATTAATAGGGCCAGATTGGGTTCATTATTCAAAAAAAGGATACGAGAAACAAGGAAATCTGTTTGCTCAAGCGTTTTTAAGATCATACGATAATTTTAAATTAAAGAAGTAA
- a CDS encoding SGNH/GDSL hydrolase family protein: MNTKSYFFQSFAIVALALVAFIGFKQILPDKIFSETKLDSKNILIDSMLLESVADDSLSLDKDSIAKSEQALNGQKIVFDETEGIEFPAETFENYKGYQYLISFYEKLYQLEKNPQNKVRIAYYGDSMTDGDLIVQDVRTNYQERFGGNGVGFVPITSESAASRGSVKSTYSKNWKTQSYLNVKRPTSPFGVNGHVFFANDRSNSTWVQYEAGLNKYSTSLDNATLFYGRSSKVGKVNFIIGKDTLKKSLSPNSLVNTLKVSSGSLKAFKANFVQADSIPIYGFNFDNGSGVHVDNFSQRGNSGLPISTFNADVMRAFNNSLRYDLIILHYGTNVLNYGTKNYSWYEKGMTKTVNKIKESFPGVSILIVSTADKSTKYDLEMKTDSAVVPLMKAQKHYALETHAGFVNLYTLMGGDGSMIKWVDETPAKANKDYTHFNQRGAKAIGNLLYGQLNKGYEEYKELRQKRDAEGTKPKPVKRAKPDSVSVTKDSV, from the coding sequence GTGAATACAAAGTCTTATTTTTTTCAGTCTTTTGCAATCGTGGCTTTAGCGCTGGTTGCTTTTATTGGGTTTAAACAAATCCTTCCAGATAAAATATTTTCGGAGACTAAATTAGATTCTAAAAATATATTGATAGATAGTATGCTTTTAGAATCTGTTGCCGACGATTCATTATCGCTAGACAAAGACAGTATTGCAAAAAGTGAGCAAGCGCTAAACGGGCAGAAAATTGTTTTTGATGAAACAGAAGGAATTGAATTTCCTGCAGAAACATTCGAAAACTATAAAGGATATCAATACCTGATTTCTTTCTATGAGAAGTTGTATCAGTTAGAAAAAAATCCGCAGAACAAAGTTCGAATTGCTTATTACGGAGATTCTATGACCGATGGAGATTTAATCGTGCAAGATGTTCGTACCAATTATCAGGAACGTTTTGGAGGAAACGGTGTTGGTTTTGTTCCTATTACATCAGAATCTGCAGCATCGAGAGGATCTGTAAAATCAACTTATTCTAAAAACTGGAAAACGCAGTCTTATTTAAATGTAAAAAGACCAACGAGCCCTTTTGGAGTTAACGGACATGTGTTTTTTGCCAATGATAGATCCAATTCAACTTGGGTTCAGTACGAAGCTGGATTGAATAAATATTCGACTTCATTAGATAATGCAACATTATTTTATGGGCGTTCATCTAAGGTTGGAAAAGTGAATTTCATTATAGGAAAAGATACGCTTAAGAAAAGTCTTTCTCCAAATAGTTTAGTTAACACACTAAAAGTTTCATCAGGAAGTTTAAAAGCCTTTAAAGCAAATTTTGTACAAGCAGACTCTATTCCGATTTATGGATTTAATTTTGATAATGGAAGCGGAGTTCATGTTGATAATTTCTCTCAGCGAGGAAATTCAGGACTTCCAATTTCGACGTTTAATGCCGATGTAATGAGAGCTTTTAATAATAGCTTAAGATACGATTTGATCATTCTGCATTATGGAACCAACGTTTTAAATTACGGCACAAAAAATTATTCTTGGTATGAAAAAGGAATGACGAAAACCGTTAATAAAATAAAAGAATCATTTCCAGGCGTTTCGATTCTAATTGTTTCAACTGCTGACAAGTCAACAAAATATGATTTAGAAATGAAAACCGATTCGGCAGTAGTTCCTTTAATGAAAGCGCAAAAGCATTATGCATTAGAAACTCATGCAGGATTTGTTAACCTATATACTTTAATGGGAGGAGATGGTTCTATGATAAAATGGGTTGATGAAACTCCAGCCAAAGCCAATAAAGATTACACACACTTTAACCAGCGCGGTGCAAAAGCAATCGGTAATTTACTTTATGGACAGTTAAATAAAGGATACGAAGAATATAAGGAACTCAGACAAAAAAGAGATGCTGAAGGGACTAAGCCAAAACCAGTAAAAAGAGCCAAACCCGATTCCGTTTCAGTAACAAAAGACAGTGTATGA